From the genome of Anopheles moucheti chromosome 3, idAnoMoucSN_F20_07, whole genome shotgun sequence, one region includes:
- the LOC128301347 gene encoding uncharacterized protein LOC128301347 has product MFANSAALAIADRRTTMMDRTEHLHGLRKHRNMATGLDRTTMAALATSGKFMISHLQPHDQLPHLPKPVDHYPQQHGHINEPVLGTYDSAALGTSNRYGHNLLRFDPGSNPSSQTGYYADYYHSYHQPLPVRSYRAPGAQHARSLHDPTTRSVSEQLNNYDYRSERNRVALYGGYPEPDRVRGPVGGILKNNITTSGNYHQPPATQRSHPLIYDLKQYEQYNNARDPYRNSHGVKNTNSTVDQSYNVNYNLNFTKNQYNILISPPLHPDLGPRVAVPPYEEHPPASTTRTTSDSSRPKRYDHREHPYPKSNQTKQNGTTANNSNKQSSNRQQQKQTKAGEPGVILSEKQLLAQQEELAGKMQREEIIIEHSQLMGGDGTGPGAIIHPGAGHPGQLPYDQRRGDPTSGVGSKGLGAFSVLTQGHHFTQIMAALAVSLGPLAAGLGKGYSSPAIDNLQELQNMKRGNYTHFSVNDQQVSWIASLSLLGALFGGMFGGLAMQYGRKRVLTLMSLPFSISWILTMFAKSVETMFFTAFVGGFCCAIVSTVAQVYVSEIASPDIRGFLSAIQKIAGHFGMLISYLLGAYLDWRQLAMLIAMAPIMLFISVIYIPETPSFLVLRGCDDEAHRSLQWLRGPHKNVELELDTIRSNVRTTRMNLLNRISTSTANGTVGTGVTVDGATGQAIPIGTHRRGLRYYLEMISFEAIASNVKSGLRNARLVKPILITCGLMIFQRFTGASSFNFYAVTIFRKTFAGMNPHGAAIAVGFVQLLASMLSGLLIDTVGRIPLLIVSSIFMSLALAGFGSCVYYGETSKMLIAEGGVLSDVSMATGQNDWIPLLCVLVFTVAFALGISPISWLLVGELFPLEYRAVGSSIATSFSYFCAFLSVKTFVDFQSFLGLHGTFWLYACISCVGLFFVIMVVPETKGRDLEEMDPRYVRTLTINR; this is encoded by the exons ATATCGCacctgcagccacacgatcaGCTGCCGCACCTGCCGAAACCGGTAGATCACTACCCACAGCAGCACGGCCACATCAACGAACCAGTGCTCGGTACGTACGACAGTGCGGCTTTGGGCACCAGCAATCGATACGGCCACAATCTGCTACGCTTTGATCCCGGTTCGAACCCTTCCTCGCAAACTGGATACTACGCGGACTATTATCACTCCTACCACCAGCCGTTACCGGTTCGGTCATACAGAGCACCCGGAGCGCAACACGCCCGATCGCTACATGACCCAACGACCAGGTCAGTGAGCGAGCAGCTGAACAACTACGACTACCGGAGCGAACGAAACCGGGTCGCTCTGTACGGTGGGTACCCCGAACCGGACCGTGTTCGTGGCCCCGTTGGTGGTATCCTCAAGAATAACATCACCACAAGCGGGAACTACCATCAGCCACCAGCCACCCAAAGATCACATCCACTAATTTACGACCTGAAGCAGTATGAGCAGTACAACAACGCTCGTGACCCTTACCGCAATTCACACGGTGTcaaaaacaccaacagcaCCGTTGATCAGAGCTACAACGTGAACTATAACTTAAACTTCACGAAAAATCAGTACAACATTCTCATCTCTCCACCGCTCCATCCGGATCTTGGGCCACGCGTTGCGGTCCCTCCGTACGAGGAGCATCCACCCGCATCGACAACCCGCACCACGAGCGATTCTTCGCGGCCAAAGCGCTACGATCACCGTGAACATCCGTACCCGAAGTCCAATCAGACGAAGCAGAACGGTACTACGGCCAACAACAGTAACAAGCAGTCCAGCAACAGGCAACAGCAGAAGCAAACCAAGGCCGGTGAACCGGGTGTGATACTTTCGGAGAAGCAGTTATTGGCCCAGCAGGAGGAACTGGCCGGCAAGATGCAGCGGGAAGAAATCATCATCGAGCACAGTCAGCTGATGGGAGGCGATGGAACCGGTCCCGGTGCTATCATACATCCCGGGGCTGGACATCCCGGTCAGTTGCCGTACGATCAGCGGCGAGGTGATCCCACTTCCGGCGTTGGGTCGAAGGGACTAGGAGCATTCAGTGTACTAACACAGGGACATCATTTTACGCAG ATAATGGCAGCACTAGCTGTTTCATTGGGCCCTCTAGCGGCCGGCTTAGGGAAGGGCTACTCCAGTCCCGCCATTGACAATCTACAGGAGCTACAAAACATGAAGCGTGGCAACTACACACACTTCTCCGTCAACGATCAGCAGGTCAGCTGGATCGCCAGCCTGTCACTGCTCGGGGCCCTTTTCGGCGGCATGTTCGGCGGATTGGCGATGCAGTACGGACGGAAGCGTGTCCTCACGCTCATGTCACTCCCGTTCTCCATCTCCTGGATACTGACCATGTTTGCGAAATCGGTCGAAACGATGTTCTTTACCGCGTTTGTCGGCGGGTTCTGTTGTGCGATCGTCTCTACCGTGGCGCAGGTGTACGTCAGCGAGATTGCGTCGCCCGACATTCGGGGGTTCCTCAGTGCCATCCAGAAGATTGCCGGACACTTCGGCATGCTGATATCGTACCTGCTCGGTGCGTACCTGGACTGGCGACAGCTAGCAATGCTGATCGCGATGGCACCGATTATGCTCTTCATATCTGTGATCTACATACCGGAAACGCCGAGCTTCCTAGTCTTAAGAGGTTGCGACGACGAAGCACACCG CTCACTCCAATGGTTGCGAGGACCGCACAAAAATGTAGAACTGGAACTGGACACGATCCGCTCGAATGTGCGCACTACGCGAATGAACCTGCTCAATCGCATCAGTACCTCGACAGCGAACGGCACAGTTGGAACCGGTGTGACGGTAGATGGCGCCACTGGGCAAGCGATACCGATCGGAACTCATCGCCGAGGACTCCGGTACTACCTCGAGATGATCTCCTTCGAGGCGATCGCTTCGAACGTAAAATCAGGCCTGCGTAACGCTCGTCTAGTCAAACCTATCCTCATCACGTGCGGGTTGATGATATTCCAACGCTTCACCG GTGCGAGCTCATTCAATTTCTACGCCGTCACCATCTTCCGCAAAACGTTCGCCGGTATGAACCCGCACGGTGCGGCCATTGCGGTTGGGTTTGTGCAGTTGCTCGCCTCGATGCTTTCCGGACTGCTTATCGACACGGTGGGACGCATTCCGCTGCTGATCGTCAGCAGTATCTTCATGTCGCTTGCTTTGGCCGGCTTCGGATCCTGTGTGTACTATGGCGAAACGAGCAAGATGCTTATTGCAGAAGGCGGTGTACTGTCGGACGTCAGTATGGCGACGGGACAGAACGACTGGATACCGCTGCTCTGCGTGCTTGTCTTTACCGTGGCCTTTGCACTGGGAATTTCGCCCATTTCCTGGTTGCTCGTCGGTGAGCTGTTCCCGTTGGAGTACCGTGCCGTGGGTAGCTCCATTGCCACCAGCTTCAGCTACTTCTGCGCTTTTCTCAGTGTTAAAACCTTCGTAGACTTCCAG AGCTTTCTGGGCTTACATGGCACATTTTGGCTGTACGCGTGCATATCCTGCGTTGGACTGTTCTTCGTCATTATGGTCGTACCGGAGACTAAGGGCCGAGACCTCGAGGAAATGGATCCGCGATACGTGAGAACGTTGACGATCAATCGATGA
- the LOC128302332 gene encoding uncharacterized protein LOC128302332, whose product MAKVTVAFLVSLVAYLAYYALVSEAQPIGSLVLASSGSGHSPAGSSTADDGSDSVRLEKVQHAWLKDNNAYRARTKTRQYDRKHPGASAFQAYRRTVPLPVLALKDQAASSTSELLSPETVDLGKADQLRFNFAGYLPDGGTLLDEDDEDDELGGLVKRFDDYGHMRFGKRGGEGDQFDDYGHMRFGR is encoded by the coding sequence ATGGCGAAGGTGACGGTAGCGTTTCTAGTTTCGCTGGTAGCCTATCTTGCCTACTACGCTCTGGTCAGTGAGGCACAGCCGATTGGATCCCTCGTGCTAGCATCGTCCGGTTCTGGACACTCTCCGGCCGGTTCCTCGACCGCCGACGATGGTAGTGATAGCGTTCGATTAGAAAAAGTGCAGCATGCATGGCTTAAGGACAACAATGCTTACCGTGCTCGAACCAAAACCCGACAGTACGACCGAAAACATCCGGGTGCAAGCGCCTTTCAAGCCTATCGACGAACGGTACCCCTTCCTGTACTCGCGTTGAAGGACCAAGCGGCCAGTAGTACGTCGGAACTATTATCTCCAGAGACGGTGGATCTTGGTAAGGCAGACCAGCTACGATTTAACTTCGCGGGATATCTTCCCGACGGTGGGACACTGCTGGACGAAGATGACGAGGATGATGAGCTCGGTGGTTTGGTGAAACGATTCGACGACTACGGCCATATGCGATTCGGGAAACGAGGTGGCGAAGGTGATCAGTTTGATGATTACGGGCACATGCGGTTCGGGcgctaa